In Gemmata obscuriglobus, a single genomic region encodes these proteins:
- a CDS encoding polyprenyl synthetase family protein, translating to MTTVAEALSEAATERAPAKPPKLNSAAFKEVPQDRAVRDRIRAEVERFCKSVDKSKPLTRDSAKEMAESVLKTLGLGESCLGFTMVMLTNEFWRDQVAAIPFHRRLMLLPHCLKNAEGCPAEYDELGLDCKKCGACEVGDFRTKAEELGYKVLVSEGTPIVLKIIVSGHVDAIVGVACLNVLEKAFDKVLLAGIPCIATPLLSSNCKNTSVDNDWVFESIGLHKPAEGAKTKTYVHLMRAANGLFEEPELPRLVPKARAGSPEQDPLRKHEAIAYDFLARGGKRSRPFITLAAYDALKGAPATLADSGWELPDHVKRAAVAIEAFHKASLVHDDIEDDDAYRYGAETLHRTYGVGTAINVGDYLIGVGYKCVSRDRKALGAEVAADVLDKLADAHIKLSEGQGAELLWREAKDKSLTTLDALKIYALKTSPAFEAALYTGVRLAGEATAYEKLIADFSRNVGVAFQILNDIKDWTGDEDNKLVSGQDVLAARPTLLLALALEGSTPAQREELLHLIVQSRTTAANPEEIVARVRRLYFAAKVFEKADKLVDKFRAKAESLADEVQPTEFRELLYYLVDSVLEKPTLPQQGVTQFVQLGK from the coding sequence GTGACGACTGTCGCCGAAGCCCTTTCGGAAGCCGCAACGGAACGCGCGCCGGCCAAGCCGCCGAAGCTGAACTCCGCCGCGTTCAAAGAAGTGCCGCAGGACCGCGCCGTGCGCGACCGCATCCGCGCCGAGGTCGAGCGGTTCTGCAAGTCGGTGGACAAGTCCAAGCCGCTGACGCGCGACTCGGCCAAAGAAATGGCCGAGTCCGTGCTCAAAACGCTCGGGCTGGGCGAATCGTGTCTCGGCTTCACAATGGTGATGCTGACCAACGAGTTCTGGCGCGACCAGGTCGCGGCGATCCCGTTCCACCGCCGGCTGATGCTGCTCCCCCACTGCCTCAAGAACGCGGAGGGGTGCCCGGCCGAGTACGACGAACTCGGGCTGGACTGCAAGAAGTGCGGGGCGTGCGAGGTCGGCGACTTCCGCACCAAGGCCGAAGAACTCGGCTACAAGGTGCTGGTGAGTGAAGGCACGCCGATCGTGCTGAAGATCATCGTGAGCGGCCACGTCGATGCCATCGTCGGGGTCGCGTGCCTGAACGTGCTGGAGAAGGCGTTCGACAAGGTGCTGCTGGCGGGTATCCCGTGCATCGCCACCCCGCTGCTGTCGAGCAACTGCAAGAACACCTCGGTCGATAACGACTGGGTGTTCGAGTCGATCGGCCTCCACAAGCCGGCCGAAGGCGCGAAGACCAAAACGTACGTCCACCTGATGCGGGCGGCGAACGGGCTGTTCGAGGAGCCCGAGTTGCCCCGGCTGGTTCCGAAAGCGCGGGCCGGGTCGCCGGAACAGGACCCGCTCCGCAAGCACGAGGCCATCGCTTACGACTTCTTGGCCCGCGGCGGGAAGCGCTCCCGCCCGTTCATCACGCTCGCCGCTTACGACGCTCTGAAGGGCGCACCGGCGACGCTCGCCGATAGCGGCTGGGAGTTGCCGGACCACGTCAAGCGGGCCGCGGTCGCAATCGAGGCGTTCCACAAGGCGAGCTTGGTTCACGACGACATCGAGGACGACGACGCGTACCGGTACGGGGCGGAAACGCTGCACCGGACGTACGGCGTCGGTACCGCGATTAATGTCGGCGATTACCTGATCGGCGTCGGCTACAAGTGCGTCTCCCGCGACCGCAAGGCGCTCGGGGCCGAAGTGGCGGCCGACGTCCTCGACAAGCTCGCCGACGCGCACATCAAACTGTCCGAAGGGCAAGGCGCGGAGCTGTTGTGGCGGGAAGCGAAGGACAAGTCGCTCACCACCCTTGATGCCCTCAAAATCTACGCACTCAAAACCTCCCCCGCGTTCGAGGCCGCACTGTACACCGGCGTGCGGCTCGCTGGTGAGGCGACGGCCTACGAAAAGCTGATCGCCGATTTCAGCCGGAACGTCGGGGTCGCGTTCCAGATCCTGAACGACATCAAGGACTGGACCGGCGACGAGGACAACAAGCTCGTCTCGGGGCAGGACGTTCTGGCCGCCCGGCCGACCCTCCTGCTCGCTCTGGCGCTGGAAGGCTCGACGCCCGCCCAGCGTGAGGAACTGCTGCACCTGATTGTTCAATCGCGCACGACCGCCGCGAACCCCGAAGAGATCGTGGCCCGGGTGCGGCGGTTGTACTTCGCGGCGAAGGTGTTCGAGAAAGCCGACAAGCTGGTGGACAAGTTCCGCGCGAAAGCCGAATCGCTGGCCGACGAGGTTCAACCCACCGAGTTCCGCGAACTGCTCTACTACCTCGTGGACAGCGTTCTTGAGAAGCCGACCCTCCCGCAGCAGGGCGTAACGCAGTTCGTGCAGCTCGGAAAGTAA
- a CDS encoding prenyltransferase/squalene oxidase repeat-containing protein: MIPAERLRTAYRTARAALLAERVPEGHWVGELSTSALSTATAVMALHLVNPFTHRELIDAGRKWLAEHQNADGGWGDTVKSFSNISTTMLCRAAFKLAGEKEYPETVQRVEEYLSRNAGALPTARAAAIRARYGKDHTFSVPILMTCAVAKLVPWDEVPRLPFELACLPQSWYRFAKLPVVSYALPALIAIGQCIHHHRRSQNPIRNTVRRLARGLSLKVLRRIQPTSGGYLEATPLTSFVVMALSSIRRRRAAAEQQVIDEGVRFLVASVRPDGSWPIDTNLATWVTTLSVNALATAGDLEALDTKEQILAWLLKQQYKERHPYTGADPGGWAWTDLPGGVPDCDDTPGALIALAHLDPKSDPQAVLSGLRWVLRLQNGDGGAPTFCRGWGTLPFDRSGADLTAHSVRSLASWYRVWGAGPPPIEHLRHRLKDLEFPLSGLFWDVARRNPRFVRYLKKQQRSDGSWLPLWFGNQHAPDDINPVYGTARVLAAYRDLELKDAPECRRGIEFLLSVQNADGGWGGAKGCPSSVEETALAVEVLLDLADGDAVQKGVAWLAEAVESDRFRDASPIGFYFAKLWYFEKLYPIIFTVAALGRAVKITSPAPAAESA; this comes from the coding sequence ATGATTCCCGCCGAGCGGCTCCGCACCGCGTACCGGACCGCCCGCGCCGCGCTGCTCGCCGAGCGGGTGCCTGAGGGGCACTGGGTGGGCGAGCTTTCGACCTCCGCGCTCTCCACGGCGACGGCGGTGATGGCGCTGCACCTGGTCAACCCGTTCACACACCGCGAGCTGATCGACGCCGGGCGGAAGTGGCTCGCCGAACACCAGAACGCCGACGGCGGCTGGGGCGACACGGTCAAGAGCTTCTCGAACATCTCGACGACGATGCTGTGCCGCGCCGCGTTCAAGCTCGCGGGCGAGAAGGAGTACCCCGAAACCGTTCAGCGGGTGGAAGAGTACCTGAGTCGAAACGCCGGCGCGCTGCCGACGGCTCGGGCCGCGGCCATTCGTGCCCGATACGGCAAGGACCATACGTTCTCGGTCCCGATCCTAATGACCTGCGCGGTGGCGAAACTGGTTCCGTGGGACGAGGTGCCGCGCCTGCCTTTCGAGCTGGCGTGCCTGCCGCAGAGCTGGTACCGGTTCGCGAAGCTGCCGGTGGTGAGCTACGCCCTGCCGGCGCTGATTGCGATCGGCCAGTGCATCCACCACCACCGGCGGTCGCAGAATCCGATCCGCAACACCGTCCGGCGCCTGGCGCGGGGGCTGTCGCTGAAGGTGCTGCGGCGCATTCAGCCCACCAGCGGCGGGTACCTGGAAGCGACCCCGCTGACGAGCTTCGTGGTCATGGCGCTGTCGAGCATCCGGCGCCGGCGCGCCGCTGCGGAACAACAGGTGATCGACGAGGGCGTGCGGTTCCTGGTCGCCTCCGTTCGGCCCGACGGGAGCTGGCCGATCGACACGAACCTCGCGACCTGGGTGACGACGCTCAGCGTCAACGCGCTCGCGACCGCGGGCGACCTCGAAGCGCTCGACACGAAGGAGCAGATACTCGCGTGGCTGCTGAAGCAGCAGTATAAGGAGCGGCACCCGTACACCGGCGCGGACCCGGGCGGGTGGGCGTGGACGGACCTTCCGGGCGGCGTGCCCGACTGCGACGACACCCCGGGCGCGCTGATCGCTCTCGCACACCTCGACCCCAAGTCTGATCCTCAAGCCGTTCTCTCGGGCCTACGCTGGGTGCTCCGGCTGCAAAACGGGGACGGCGGTGCGCCGACCTTCTGCCGCGGTTGGGGCACGCTCCCGTTCGACCGCAGCGGCGCCGATTTGACAGCACATTCGGTCCGCAGCCTCGCGAGTTGGTACCGCGTATGGGGAGCAGGACCGCCTCCAATCGAACACTTGAGACACCGGCTCAAGGATTTGGAATTCCCCTTATCGGGACTCTTCTGGGATGTGGCGAGACGTAACCCACGCTTCGTCCGCTACCTCAAGAAACAGCAGCGATCGGACGGCTCCTGGCTCCCGCTGTGGTTCGGCAACCAGCACGCCCCCGACGATATCAACCCTGTGTACGGCACCGCGCGCGTTCTCGCCGCGTACCGCGATCTTGAGCTAAAGGACGCGCCCGAGTGCCGGCGCGGGATCGAGTTCCTGCTCTCGGTGCAAAATGCCGATGGCGGCTGGGGTGGGGCAAAGGGGTGCCCGTCGAGCGTCGAGGAAACGGCGCTCGCGGTGGAGGTGCTGCTCGACCTCGCAGACGGCGACGCCGTTCAGAAGGGCGTCGCGTGGCTCGCGGAAGCGGTCGAATCAGACCGGTTCCGCGACGCCAGTCCGATCGGGTTCTACTTCGCGAAGTTGTGGTACTTCGAGAAGCTGTACCCGATCATCTTCACCGTCGCGGCGCTGGGCCGGGCGGTGAAGATCACTTCGCCGGCGCCGGCGGCAGAATCGGCTTGA
- a CDS encoding HDOD domain-containing protein → MPLLKRFSDALRAVFAPAPPTARERSARLERQIRALVDTLPALPATAVRALALMDDPDVSLGALAELIRSDTALATGLLRVANSALFAGGSAVLRVDQAVVRLGLWQCKSLVTTIGIRRVLSGKTDDTAGALSALWHHGYVTASLCSALNRTGRLGFGGEEYAAGLLHDIGRVLIALADAECVPLARLLDFADDLNPTAREREALGADHCELGAWFALLSNLPGALIDAIKHHHAPAGAPRLAVLVAAADHMANHLECATTAEGYDPTTNSALALLLADRSAGHRDALFANVPGLMTDALGCAGATMTHTKLG, encoded by the coding sequence GTGCCGCTGCTGAAACGATTTTCGGACGCGCTGCGGGCGGTGTTCGCGCCGGCGCCGCCGACTGCTCGCGAGCGGTCGGCACGCCTCGAGCGGCAAATCCGCGCGCTCGTGGACACCCTTCCCGCTCTGCCGGCCACGGCCGTCCGGGCGCTGGCTCTGATGGACGACCCCGATGTCTCGCTCGGGGCGCTGGCCGAGCTGATCCGAAGCGACACCGCCCTTGCGACCGGGCTGCTGCGGGTGGCGAACAGCGCGCTGTTCGCGGGTGGGTCCGCTGTGCTGCGCGTGGACCAGGCGGTGGTGCGGCTCGGCCTGTGGCAGTGCAAGAGCTTAGTAACCACGATCGGCATCCGCCGGGTGCTGAGCGGAAAGACCGACGACACTGCAGGCGCCCTCAGCGCGCTGTGGCACCACGGGTACGTTACCGCGTCGCTCTGTTCGGCGCTGAACCGGACCGGTCGGCTCGGGTTCGGTGGCGAGGAGTACGCCGCGGGTCTGCTTCACGACATCGGGCGCGTGCTGATCGCTCTGGCCGACGCCGAGTGCGTCCCGCTCGCGCGGCTGCTCGACTTCGCCGACGACTTGAACCCCACGGCCCGCGAGCGCGAGGCCCTCGGCGCGGACCACTGTGAACTGGGCGCCTGGTTCGCGCTGCTCAGCAACCTGCCCGGCGCGCTGATCGACGCCATCAAGCACCACCACGCGCCGGCCGGCGCGCCGCGGCTCGCGGTGCTGGTCGCCGCGGCAGACCACATGGCCAACCACCTGGAGTGCGCCACGACGGCTGAGGGCTACGATCCTACAACCAACTCGGCCCTTGCCCTTTTGCTCGCGGACCGCTCCGCCGGGCACCGTGACGCGCTGTTCGCGAACGTCCCCGGCCTGATGACGGACGCCCTGGGCTGCGCGGGCGCCACAATGACTCATACCAAACTTGGTTGA
- a CDS encoding 2,3-bisphosphoglycerate-independent phosphoglycerate mutase produces the protein MNIHELIRDLREPAKTKIVLLVADGLGGLPLEPGGLTELETARTPNLDACAKAGVTGLSTPVLPGITPGSGPGHLGLFGYDPLEYQIGRGILEALGINFQVTARDVAIRGNFCTLGADGKITDRRAGRPTNEKNKAAVEKLRTITIPGVELFVEPVKEHRFVLVIRGDGLGDKVNDTDPQAVGVAPLKAEGADEPSKRTAEVVNQFIAAAVKVLAGEGAINGATLRGFATYPKIATFHHVYGLKAAAIAVYPMYKGLARLVGMDILDPGQTLQGQVDTLSKVWNDYDFFFLHYKYTDSTGEDGNFAAKVQMIEQLDAVVPEIQKLKPDVFIVTGDHSTPSKMKSHSWHPVPTLLCADMCRTDEVAEFSEKACLRGGLGQFQAMHLMLLAMAHAGRLGKYGA, from the coding sequence ATGAACATACACGAACTCATTCGCGACCTGCGCGAACCGGCCAAGACGAAAATCGTCCTCCTTGTCGCCGACGGTCTCGGGGGGCTGCCGCTCGAACCGGGCGGGCTGACCGAACTCGAGACCGCCCGCACGCCCAATTTAGACGCGTGCGCCAAAGCCGGGGTGACGGGACTGAGCACCCCCGTGCTGCCGGGCATCACGCCCGGGAGCGGCCCCGGCCACCTCGGGCTGTTCGGCTACGACCCGCTGGAGTACCAGATCGGCCGCGGCATCCTGGAAGCGCTCGGGATCAACTTCCAGGTCACGGCCCGCGATGTCGCCATTCGCGGCAACTTCTGCACCCTCGGCGCGGACGGTAAAATCACCGACCGCCGCGCGGGACGCCCGACGAACGAGAAGAACAAGGCCGCCGTCGAGAAGCTCCGGACGATCACAATTCCGGGCGTGGAGCTGTTCGTCGAACCGGTGAAGGAGCACCGGTTCGTTCTGGTGATCCGCGGCGACGGTCTGGGCGACAAGGTGAACGACACCGACCCGCAAGCGGTCGGCGTGGCGCCGCTGAAGGCCGAAGGCGCGGACGAGCCGTCGAAGCGCACCGCGGAGGTGGTCAACCAGTTCATCGCCGCGGCGGTGAAGGTGCTCGCCGGCGAAGGCGCGATCAACGGTGCGACCCTGCGCGGGTTCGCGACCTACCCCAAGATCGCGACGTTTCACCATGTGTACGGGCTGAAGGCTGCGGCCATTGCGGTCTACCCGATGTATAAGGGCCTGGCCCGGCTCGTCGGGATGGACATCCTTGACCCCGGCCAGACCCTTCAGGGGCAGGTCGACACCCTTTCCAAGGTGTGGAACGACTACGACTTCTTCTTCCTGCACTACAAGTACACGGACAGCACCGGCGAGGACGGGAACTTCGCGGCGAAAGTGCAGATGATCGAACAACTGGACGCGGTGGTCCCGGAGATCCAGAAGTTGAAGCCGGACGTGTTCATCGTGACCGGGGACCACAGCACCCCGAGCAAGATGAAATCGCACTCGTGGCACCCGGTCCCGACGCTCCTGTGCGCGGACATGTGCCGCACCGACGAAGTGGCCGAGTTCAGCGAGAAGGCGTGTTTGCGCGGCGGACTGGGGCAGTTCCAGGCGATGCACCTGATGCTGCTGGCGATGGCCCACGCCGGACGCCTCGGTAAGTACGGCGCGTGA
- a CDS encoding ThuA domain-containing protein, which translates to MRAVLSLLLFAPIVTARAEEPKADPFDQSKVVLEKEPPADFKGKRVLVVAGRASHGPGDHEFFAGCAILCDLLKQTDGVFPIMARDGWPKNEKLFDTADCVVMYMDGRNGHPVVQGKRMELIQKQIDRGCGWVNLHYAVDYLPEHGKKVLGWMGGYYEPNYSINPHWDAVIRSLPKHEITRGVKPFTLRDEWYYGMRFVEDMKGVTPILQAVPPDGTRGTEYTKRRKGEIETMAWAYERPDRAKGRGFGFTGGHFHRNWADENFRRVVVNAVLWSAKVEVPSTGAKVDFDPVNLNKNLDRKGKGEFKPILPPAPAK; encoded by the coding sequence ATGCGCGCCGTTCTCTCCCTGTTGTTGTTCGCACCGATTGTAACGGCCCGGGCCGAAGAACCGAAGGCCGACCCGTTTGACCAGTCGAAGGTGGTACTTGAGAAAGAGCCACCGGCTGATTTCAAAGGCAAACGCGTTCTTGTGGTGGCCGGGCGCGCCAGCCACGGCCCGGGGGACCACGAGTTCTTTGCGGGGTGCGCGATCCTCTGTGACCTGCTCAAGCAGACGGACGGCGTGTTCCCGATCATGGCCCGGGACGGCTGGCCCAAGAACGAAAAGCTGTTCGACACCGCCGACTGCGTCGTGATGTACATGGACGGCCGCAACGGGCACCCGGTGGTGCAGGGCAAGCGCATGGAGCTGATCCAGAAGCAGATCGATCGCGGGTGCGGGTGGGTGAACCTGCACTACGCGGTCGATTACCTGCCCGAACACGGCAAAAAGGTCCTCGGCTGGATGGGCGGGTACTACGAACCGAACTACAGCATTAACCCGCACTGGGACGCCGTCATCCGCAGCCTCCCGAAGCACGAAATCACCCGCGGCGTGAAGCCGTTTACGCTCCGCGACGAGTGGTACTACGGGATGCGGTTTGTGGAAGACATGAAGGGCGTCACGCCGATCCTGCAAGCCGTGCCGCCGGACGGGACCCGCGGCACCGAGTACACCAAGCGCCGCAAGGGCGAGATCGAAACGATGGCATGGGCTTACGAGCGCCCGGATCGCGCGAAGGGCCGGGGCTTCGGGTTCACTGGCGGGCACTTCCACCGCAACTGGGCGGATGAGAACTTCCGCCGGGTGGTGGTCAATGCGGTGCTGTGGTCCGCAAAGGTTGAGGTACCGTCGACCGGGGCGAAAGTGGACTTCGACCCCGTGAACCTGAACAAGAACCTGGACCGGAAAGGGAAGGGCGAGTTCAAGCCGATTCTGCCGCCGGCGCCGGCGAAGTGA
- a CDS encoding ATP-binding protein, which yields MSRSRLTVVLSQAPGKHPAKRALEESIVASLLLEPDLEVSVVPNLYDLGPDHSGRLFLDSVRGDMVVLSWLYPRAAFWLLDRNGIKGHFGETKLKPPTDDEDDAETDTPVEKPEAIGPSGTIPDRHIYTLDLRDSNKHEAFGVEIRRIAAECRDRRAAKARGKATNNPPVLQLGLSVAKPEPELPPAQQAFAPEALLAPAGRRWYPVIDYSRCTNCLECLDFCLFGVYGVDSLERILVENQDQCKKGCPACSRVCPQQAIIFPEYKSAAIAGAETGAVGGLKIDLSRLFGGDVGDALGMAVQERDRELVNDGRSAVGTTVGLPKRQADKPAAQKDDLDRLVDDLDSLGL from the coding sequence ATGAGTCGCTCGCGCCTTACGGTCGTTCTGTCGCAGGCCCCCGGTAAACACCCGGCGAAACGGGCCCTCGAAGAGAGCATTGTCGCTTCCCTTCTGCTCGAACCCGATCTGGAAGTGTCGGTGGTGCCGAACCTGTATGACCTCGGCCCGGATCACAGCGGGCGGCTGTTCCTCGATTCCGTTCGGGGGGACATGGTCGTCCTGTCATGGCTGTACCCTCGAGCCGCCTTCTGGCTACTCGACCGCAACGGCATCAAGGGTCACTTCGGCGAAACGAAGTTAAAACCGCCGACGGACGATGAGGACGACGCCGAGACCGACACCCCGGTTGAGAAGCCCGAAGCGATCGGGCCGTCGGGTACGATCCCGGACCGGCACATCTACACGCTGGACCTGCGTGACTCGAACAAGCACGAGGCGTTCGGGGTCGAGATCCGACGGATCGCTGCCGAGTGCCGGGACCGTCGCGCCGCGAAAGCCCGGGGGAAGGCGACGAACAACCCGCCCGTTCTGCAACTCGGGCTGTCGGTCGCGAAGCCGGAGCCAGAACTGCCCCCGGCGCAGCAGGCGTTCGCCCCGGAGGCACTGCTGGCGCCGGCCGGCCGGCGCTGGTACCCGGTGATCGACTACAGCCGCTGCACCAACTGCCTCGAGTGCCTCGACTTCTGCTTGTTCGGGGTGTACGGAGTCGACTCGCTGGAGCGTATCCTGGTCGAGAACCAGGACCAGTGCAAGAAGGGCTGTCCGGCGTGCAGCCGGGTGTGCCCACAGCAGGCGATCATCTTCCCGGAGTACAAGTCGGCGGCCATCGCGGGGGCCGAAACCGGCGCAGTGGGCGGGCTAAAAATCGACCTCAGTCGGCTGTTCGGCGGCGACGTTGGTGACGCGCTGGGTATGGCGGTTCAGGAGCGCGACCGCGAACTGGTAAACGACGGGCGCAGCGCGGTGGGCACAACGGTCGGCCTTCCCAAGCGGCAGGCCGACAAGCCGGCCGCACAGAAGGACGATCTGGATAGACTTGTGGACGACCTCGACAGCCTCGGGCTGTGA
- a CDS encoding glucose-6-phosphate isomerase, with amino-acid sequence MPLKLPDENIEYQFSRLLATLHETWTPLAELQQQHLLPPEKVDEVKQWATSVRGQVVAERELQNPPPKMRPLQPGFIDLPQKMLDGYNRRQDLSDLGKVLRHAQRLRDTVDRVVVVGAGGSHSAPRAIFQALVHAHHNELPAKLRMGKPRIYFEGHDLDNDSLQELFELLENTCVDPELIEERWGVIVSDSGGVLETAATYRAVRGEAAKFYGPKSDALRRAIVPIASPKSRLRDLCRADGFADDDILTAPDEVNPRFGVFGPAGLLPAAVMGLDVRAMLLGAATITRRFIEEPFDRNPVLQFATVNHLMAERGKPTRVTATWSRKLEAVGWWYDALLSESLGKNSRGPTPLTVVGPRDLHTRGQQLQDGTRDKLINNLVVRQVKHPAVMVGMSDRNEDDLNQFSRKGMPDILDSAVKGAADAYHEAARPGADIILPMISEHTIGQLLQMMMLATVVEGRLAGTNPYGQPGVEAYKSHLMRHLKSTPNLPKGEVRDATKGA; translated from the coding sequence ATGCCCCTGAAACTGCCCGACGAGAACATCGAGTACCAGTTCTCCCGGCTCCTCGCCACGCTGCACGAGACCTGGACCCCGCTCGCCGAACTGCAACAGCAGCACCTCCTCCCGCCCGAAAAGGTGGACGAGGTGAAACAGTGGGCCACGTCCGTTCGGGGCCAGGTCGTTGCCGAGCGGGAGTTACAGAACCCGCCGCCCAAGATGCGCCCGCTCCAGCCCGGGTTCATCGACCTCCCGCAGAAGATGCTCGACGGCTACAACCGCAGGCAAGACCTCAGCGACCTCGGCAAGGTGCTGCGCCACGCCCAGCGGCTCCGCGACACCGTGGACCGTGTGGTGGTGGTGGGCGCGGGCGGCAGCCACTCGGCGCCGAGAGCCATTTTCCAGGCGCTGGTCCACGCCCACCACAACGAGCTGCCGGCCAAGTTGCGGATGGGCAAGCCGCGGATCTACTTCGAAGGCCACGACCTCGACAACGACTCGCTTCAAGAGCTGTTCGAGCTACTGGAAAACACCTGCGTCGATCCCGAGCTGATCGAGGAGCGGTGGGGCGTCATCGTTTCCGACTCCGGGGGCGTGCTGGAAACGGCGGCGACGTACCGCGCGGTGCGGGGCGAGGCGGCGAAGTTCTACGGACCGAAGTCGGACGCCCTCCGGCGGGCCATTGTTCCAATCGCGAGCCCCAAGAGCCGGCTCCGCGACCTGTGCCGGGCGGACGGTTTCGCCGACGACGACATCCTCACCGCCCCGGACGAAGTGAACCCGCGCTTCGGGGTGTTCGGCCCGGCGGGGCTGCTGCCGGCGGCGGTGATGGGGCTCGACGTGCGGGCGATGCTGCTCGGCGCCGCCACGATAACGCGGCGGTTCATCGAGGAGCCGTTCGACCGCAACCCCGTCCTCCAGTTCGCCACCGTGAACCACCTGATGGCCGAGCGCGGGAAGCCGACCCGGGTGACCGCCACCTGGTCTCGTAAGCTGGAGGCCGTCGGCTGGTGGTACGACGCCCTGTTGAGCGAATCTCTGGGCAAGAACAGCCGCGGGCCCACCCCGCTGACGGTGGTCGGCCCGCGCGACCTGCACACCCGTGGCCAGCAGCTCCAGGACGGCACTCGGGACAAACTGATCAACAACCTCGTGGTGCGGCAGGTGAAGCACCCGGCGGTAATGGTCGGCATGTCGGACCGCAACGAGGACGACCTGAACCAGTTCAGCCGTAAGGGCATGCCCGACATTTTGGACTCGGCCGTAAAGGGCGCCGCCGACGCGTACCATGAGGCCGCACGCCCCGGGGCCGACATTATCCTGCCGATGATTTCGGAACACACCATCGGCCAGTTGCTCCAGATGATGATGCTCGCCACCGTGGTCGAGGGGCGGCTCGCCGGCACCAACCCCTACGGCCAACCCGGCGTGGAAGCGTACAAGTCGCACCTGATGCGTCACCTGAAAAGCACGCCGAACCTCCCGAAGGGCGAGGTCCGCGACGCCACGAAGGGGGCTTGA
- a CDS encoding glycine cleavage system protein H: MPEPLVFMMGKHPAPVPGDLRYCKNHMWCRPAGEQPSVLVFGFTAYAVRLMQDVYFLEWRVDAGKMVTLRQEIGFIETQKATSGLYAPVAGTVVRFNTALLNDPGTINLDSYGAGWLFELIGDAAETLDAAGYYAHLEAGWDATQRMIKGQINAGAE, translated from the coding sequence ATGCCCGAGCCGCTCGTGTTCATGATGGGCAAGCACCCGGCCCCGGTGCCGGGGGACTTGCGATACTGCAAAAACCACATGTGGTGCCGCCCGGCGGGCGAGCAACCGAGTGTGCTCGTGTTCGGGTTCACGGCCTACGCCGTGCGGCTCATGCAGGATGTGTACTTTCTCGAATGGCGTGTGGACGCTGGCAAGATGGTCACACTCCGGCAAGAGATCGGCTTTATTGAAACTCAGAAGGCCACCTCCGGGCTATATGCTCCCGTTGCGGGCACGGTCGTGCGGTTCAACACTGCCCTGCTGAACGATCCGGGCACGATCAACCTGGACAGCTACGGCGCCGGGTGGCTGTTCGAGTTGATCGGCGATGCCGCAGAAACACTCGACGCCGCCGGGTACTACGCGCACCTGGAAGCTGGCTGGGATGCGACACAACGGATGATTAAGGGCCAGATCAACGCCGGTGCCGAATGA